A region from the Arachis ipaensis cultivar K30076 chromosome B01, Araip1.1, whole genome shotgun sequence genome encodes:
- the LOC107615786 gene encoding WEB family protein At5g55860, translating to MVAKIRQSATDSPNPTKPEVGEIDTSPPFQSVKDAVSLFGEGAFSGEKPFIKKAKPYSAESVLAKETQLHIAQKELNKLKEQVNNAETTKAQALVELERAKRTVVELTQKLKVVDESRELAITATDTAKDHAKQLKEVKYGNSDGTNGAWKEELEAAVKRHASIITELNAAKLELSKIRQEYDSSSDARESAFKQVAEAENAMKENSERASELSKEIIAVKESIEQTKHASVEAHQQQAMVLAEKDVLRRSYKATLEQSEKKMLDLKKEFNPELAKNLETQLAETLSEIGALQKEMENKRTSDLDSVKSVTLELDDAKESLHKVADEESSLRSLVEALKVELENVKKEHLELKEKESETESVVGNLHVKLRKSKSELEACLAEESKVTGASEEMISTLNQLQSEAENARREAEDMKNKATELMKEAEVTKLALEDAEEKLKVALEDAEAAKAAEASALDQITVLTERTSAARASTSESGAKITISREEFESLSRKVEESDKLADMKVAAAKAQVEAVKASENEAIKRLETAQKEIEDMKTATQEALKKAEMAEAAKKAVESELRRWREREQKKAAEAASRILAETQVSSESSPQHYRIQKQNPPPHKMEANKLEKEKVSVSKKVLVPTISGIFHRKKNQVEGGSPSFLPGENLA from the exons ATGGTAGCTAAAATCCGGCAAAGTGCTACCGACTCACCCAACCCAACAAAGCCAGAGGTTGGAGAGATTGACACCAGTCCACCTTTTCAATCTGTTAAAGATGCTGTCTCTTTATTTGGTGAAGGTGCTTTCTCTGGTGAAAAACCTTTCATTAAGAAGGCAAAACCCTATTCTGCTGAG AGTGTTTTGGCAAAGGAGACACAACTTCATATAGCCCAGAAAGAGTTGAACAAACTAAAAGAACAAGTAAATAATGCTGAAACTACTAAGGCTCAAGCTCTTGTTGAGCTTGAAAGGGCTAAAAGGACAGTCGTGGAACTGACGCAAAAGCTAAAAGTTGTTGATGAATCCAGGGAACTAGCGATCACAGCAACAGACACTGCAAAGGATCATGCGAAACAGCTTAAAGAAGTAAAGTATGGCAACTCTGATGGAACAAATGGTGCTTGGAAAGAAGAGCTTGAAGCTGCAGTTAAGAGGCATGCATCCATCATTACGGAACTCAATGCTGCAAAGCTAGAACTCAGCAAGATTCGTCAAGAATATGATTCTTCCTCGGATGCAAGAGAGTCTGCTTTCAAGCAAGTGGCAGAAGCAGAAAATGCGATGAAGGAAAACTCAGAAAGAGCATCTGAGCTGTCTAAAGAAATTATTGCTGTAAAGGAATCAATTGAACAAACCAAGCATGCATCTGTTGAAGCACATCAGCAGCAAGCAATGGTGCTAGCTGAGAAAGATGTTCTAAGACGATCATATAAAGCCACCCTTGAACAATCcgaaaagaaaatgcttgattTAAAGAAGGAGTTCAATCCTGAGCTTGCCAAAAATCTTGAAACACAGCTGGCTGAGACATTGAGTGAAATTGGTGCTCTGCAAAAGGAAATGGAAAATAAAAGGACGTCGGATTTGGACTCCGTGAAAAGTGTCACTCTGGAACTTGATGATGCCAAGGAGTCACTGCATAAGGTAGCAGATGAGGAAAGCTCTCTTAGGAGCTTGGTGGAAGCTCTTAAGGTGGAACTTGAGAATGTAAAGAAGGAACATTTGGAATTGAAGGAGAAAGAGTCTGAAACTGAATCTGTTGTCGGTAATCTGCATGTCAAGCTTCGTAAAAGTAAGTCTGAGCTTGAAGCCTGCTTGGCAGAAGAATCTAAAGTTACAGGTGCATCTGAGGAAATGATCTCAACGCTGAACCAGCTGCAATCTGAAGCTGAAAATGCACGGCGGGAAGCAGAAGACATGAAGAACAAAGCCACAGAATTGATGAAGGAGGCTGAAGTTACCAAGCTTGCATTAGAAGATGCAGAGGAAAAGCTCAAAGTTGCACTGGAAGATGCAGAAGCAGCAAAAGCAGCAGAGGCTAGTGCCCTTGACCAGATTACGGTGTTAACTGAAAGGACAAGTGCTGCGCGCGCCTCAACATCCGAATCTGGTGCTAAAATTACAATCTCAAGAGAGGAATTCGAGTCGCTAAGTCGTAAAGTTGAGGAGTCTGATAAATTAGCAGACATGAAAGTAGCTGCTGCCAAGGCACAGGTTGAGGCTGTGAAGGCAAGTGAAAATGAAGCTATCAAAAGATTAGAGACAGCTCAAAAGGAGATCGAGGATATGAAGACGGCAACACAGGAGGCCTTGAAAAAGGCCGAGATGGCTGAAGCGGCAAAGAAGGCAGTGGAGAGCGAGCTTCGGAGGTGGCGTGAGCGGGAGCAGAAGAAGGCAGCAGAAGCCGCTTCTCGAATATTGGCCGAAACTCAGGTGTCATCAGAATCATCTCCTCAGCACTACAGGATTCAAAAGCAGAACCCTCCTCCTCACAAAATGGAGGCAAATAAGCTCGAGAAAGAGAAGGTCTCAGTTTCAAAGAAAGTCCTTGTGCCTACCATTAGCGgtatcttccacaggaagaaaaaCCAGGTTGAAGGTGGATCTCCGTCTTTTTTGCCTGGTGAGAATCTTGCATGA